A single genomic interval of Salvia splendens isolate huo1 unplaced genomic scaffold, SspV2 ctg233, whole genome shotgun sequence harbors:
- the LOC121789426 gene encoding transcription factor bHLH120-like codes for MFPSSSNAAFEDSRIFLELEDLLADCPISDGNNTEKKGVKKRSRIIEVSNNGRSESKKTAHRFIEKQRRQEMTALYASLRSLLPPEYIKVWKRAISDHMHQAVNYINDMKNKIKQVKLRRNSFGVEAENQTSNASDSSPYCVKINPLTEGFEILISSSLNKGCFPLSMVLADFLNRQLHVISCVSTRGDGC; via the exons ATGTTTCCTAGTTCAAGTAATGCTGCATTTGAGGATAGTCGTATATTTTTAGAGCTGGAAGATCTGCTTGCGGATTGTCCAATTTCAGATGGAAATAATACTGAAAAAAAGGGTGTGAAAAAGAGGTCCAGAATAATTGAAGTAAGCAACAATGGCAGAAGTGAGTCGAAGAAGACTGCTCATCGATTCATTGAGAAGCAGAGAAGGCAAGAAATGACAGCCCTTTATGCTTCTCTCAGATCCCTTCTCCCTCCTGAATACATCAAGGTCT GGAAGCGCGCTATATCGGATCATAtgcaccaggccgtgaattacATCAAcgatatgaaaaataaaatcaaacaagtgaAACTAAGGAGGAATTCATTTGGTGTTGAAGCTGAGAATCAAACCTCAAATGCTTCTGATTCTTCGCCTTACTGTGTGAAGATAAATCCATTAACAGAAGGGTTTGAGATCTTGATTAGTAGCAGCCTAAATAAGGGATGTTTCCCTCTTTCAATGGTGCTTGCCGATTTTCTTAATAGACAGCTACATGTAATTAGCTGCGTTTCTACTAGAGGCGATGGCTGTTAA